The following nucleotide sequence is from Mangifera indica cultivar Alphonso chromosome 17, CATAS_Mindica_2.1, whole genome shotgun sequence.
AAACTAaagcattattttttaatcactaCCTCAGCCACCAAACTCTGAGGCTTGAAATGCATACTCGGCTGAGTGCGCACATCAATCAATTTCGCGTACGAATCGGGCCACAAACACTTCAACGGGCGCTCAAGGAGCTTTGCATACACAAATAGAAGATGGGCCACAAAAAAAGCATGGATAGTTGTCCAATAGCGACGAACCTTGTTCACGTCGGAATGTTGGTTTTGATATAGTAATGCCAAAGCCAAGTCAACGTGCCGTAAATGAACAATAAACTTAGTTGATCTATATTGTGCTAAAagtaataacaaattaatgttAGTGGTTTACTGACCTCCTTGGACATCCATTTGAACAAAACTCCTCATTACTCTTTACTCTTTTGTCCGCAACAATGCACCTTTCGCTTATCTGAGGAGGTGGCAGTGTTGTACCACGTCATCAGTGTTGCCTTTGAATCTGTGGTTGATAATAATGAATATGATTAAACAATACACTAACCTAGAAAGCACAGGGGAACCCTAATGCATGGGGGGGCTAATCTTCTTAATCAGGCTGGGCTCCACACTTAATTAGTCGATATGGTCATAGGTCAATTGATATGTCATCTATCATAATTATACCTCTCACGAGTACGCATTAAATCGATCCATATGATCAACTAATTAGAGAACCTCCTTCGGGATCGCCTTTTTGTTATCAATCTCTAATAAACCAAAATGAAGATACTAGGGAAACACTAACTTAATTGCATCAAATTCATCCTGCCCTCATGGTTCTTGCTCAAAGACGTGCATTATGTCAATGTATGTAACTGAGGTCTCATCGGCAAAATATGTTTCTCAGACCATGTGGTCAATGGCAAGTAGTATACTAATGAATATTAGATTATCAGTTAAAACATAAACTGGTCATAAGGGCAAACTTATATGGGatgaatcaaatattaataCCATTAATCTTGAACCAAAACTCCTCATATGAATTTTCCTTTACCACCTTAAAATGAAGAAGTGTAACAACAATTCGCAAAATCAACTAGTGGCCACAGTGTCTCAATGGTCGTACGTAGTAATTTGTGCCTTAAAGTGGTGTTCTTGAATGAATTTCATATCATCAAATGTCTattgtctctttcttttatgtcttgaagcaatattatgtaagaaaacaaataataatagcTCAGTTTTTGTTATACTAGCTTTATTCAATAGAAATAGACGAAATTTTTTAAGACTACCCTTCGAAACCTGAAATTGAAGTTTATTAATTTGCCCCCCtcccaaaatgaaaaataacataaaaaccCCCAAACAAAAGAGCTCCACTACACAGATCACACGCATGGCTTGTTTATAAATGGGTATTCTcgtcaaaatttaaaatatttgttatggaCGTATAACACTAAAAATGTTGGTTCATTATGTTTAGGTTAAGTTAACTAtgattaatctaattaatttccttttcttGTATGCACATTTACGTCGGAAAGCCAACCTCCTAATGTATCTTTCGTGCCTAACAATCATATTTGTTCACATAACGAAGGGACATACTTTATGTAGTCTTAGTTAGTAACATTTTCGTCTCTACCAGCAACTGCTTGAAATTCTATGGAATAATTAAGGATACATTTTTTTAGGGCGAAAATTTATATATGGTATCTTcataattagtttaataaaaaagacttttttttttttttttttcttatttaccCTCTCACTATAGCTAGCACTAGACATGTTAAGGGATCCTAGTTAGCCCAAGGCTTGGCTGAAATCCCCTAGTGTTAAAAACATGATCCATTATTATAGTGGATCGTGTTAGACCTATAAACTGTTCGAGCCTTGTTTAGGCCTAGAAATTAGACTCATGAGCTGGTCCAATTTGGCATGGCactatttaacattaaaaaataaaaataaaaatataatattatatatttataaaataaaaaaatcactaataattattaatgtGTTCTGTGTTTCACatgatataacatttattaattattaatattttttatgtttctatGAGACATCAATATTTAATATGTCAGAGACTCAAAaaacattatcataaaataacaaataatattatattttttgtaaaccAAATAGGAATTAAtgattgtttataaattttgtatttctcattatataatttttattaatttttaatacctTTTAGTTCTCATgaaacattaataattaatattttagaaactTAAAAGATGTTATaccaaacaattaaaaatgaatatatatatacaatttagcGAGCTGACTTGTAAAAGCATGCAAGCCAACTCGTTAAGGGCTCACAAAGGCACGACCAAGGGGGCCTTAGTCATGTCAtaggttttataattttagctGGTCGGTTTAACCTTTGGCACAATGGGTCGTGCCAAAGCCAAACCAATACGACCAGTGCCATCTCTAGTTGAAAGGCTCTCCAACActaaagtaaaatttatttgttatatttataaaattaaagtattttttaatgtgtattTGCTTATAAGATTTATTGTCACAAATTGGTGTACACAATTTAGAGTGTTGTATAAGAGAAACTACGATACCACTAGTAAGGATcacttaaataattttgatatctactacattatgagataaaatgaaaatataaaaaaaatatgatacaCAACCATTTTTAACGTGGTTTAGTGCTATGACTAAAAACCTTTGTCCATGGTATATTATTGATTGATGTTGATACAATGAAATATATACCTAGAATGACTCAACTTTGGACAAGGGTTCtaaggaaaatagaaaaatttttgtAAGGATTTTCTACTCTATCTAAGGACAATTCTTAAGAGAGATATCTTTTTTGTGTATGTGACTTTTGACCTCTCTCTTGTGACTAGTCCTTTTCTCTTTATTGATTATTCATGAAGAGAAGAAGTTACATTCAAATAAATGTATATGAGTATTTCTGATTCAAATATAagatctatttatattttaattggattaaaacaaaataaatatattaattacgTGTTTCTTATTCAGTGGTAAACAATGTTTTTTCTCTCGATGTTTTGAAAAGATGTACCATCTTGTGGagttttttctttgtctttaaGTAAGAGACGTATACACACACTTAGATGATTAGTAGATAGGAGACGTTTTTAGTCATTGTAACTGTAGTTAATCATTGATCATAAGCTATTGGATATTAGCATACACTCAATCTTTTCATGTAAGAAATCACACAACATTAACTCTTGTTTCTTAACCTCATGCCATGAATCACACAACCAAAGGCTTATTACTTTCATACTTAGCCGTATTCACACATTCTACAATTTCCTCAACATAATTCTAACTCTTAGTTTGCTTATTTCATAATACTTGCCTTGGTTCGCATAACTTAAGCCATCATCTCTTATTCTATCACTTTATTTCAAAAGGATCAAGGCTAATGCCCATTTATATGTCTTACATCACGTcactatctatctatctatcatCCCATCAACAGTACATTACTCATCATCTTCTACCTTGCAAGTGAACGACCGATCTCCATCATAAACAAGCATTCGATTGCGTCTGTAATTCAAAGTTACATGTTCCGGGATATTGTTTCTATGCCTTATTGCATTAAATATAAGTCTTTACGTACCTAGGTCCAGTTAATATAAATTGCATGCTCATATATCCAGAAAATTCATcatggtagattttttttttgtttattttgtaggTGATATCGATAACTTATTATGTACAATATGCTAATATCATTATCTTTTCATCATAAATTCACGCCAGTAATACTTGTATTCATGTCAATATTCTAACTAGAACAATTTATTGACAATAGATCTAATTCTAGAATACAAGAGACATAATACAACCTGCAAATATTAATGAATGTCCAATTGAAACGGGATGATAACTCCTGCTTACCAATCCCCTAACGTCAAGCATTTCTTCAAGCTATAAATTCCAGCCAATGATCCTTCAAGAAGCTTCAATTCGACCCTCAAATACTCTCTAAATGTTTCTATAGATGTATATAAAGGgtgtataaaatttttcacgCTTGAAACTTGATCCCTTTTATATGGATTTTCAAATTCAACCACAAGAAATGGTAGTGTTTCCTTTATGCACCGGCATTCATAACAATTTATCCTACTTGAATcgtgtttcctttttttttttttgcaatcaCGATTATCCAATAACTTTGCTTATAAATGGTCATCTCTTTTACATGCACGTGTTTGATAGAcatttaataaatgtttgacTTTCATAAATAACTATTCATTAATACTTAGATATTCAAAATGACCGAAATACTcttaagatatatttataagtgTTATGATCAATGACAACTTTTTTAAATACTAccaatttgttgttgtttggtAAGTCATTGTCAAAATGGGCCAACACAACATCCCCCATCTCCTTTGGTTCCTTGATTTTAATCTGTAGGCTCATCATCATTGGCTTGCCACCATTTTGCGATGGTATGTCGGGGGATGGTTGATGAGACGGGTAAGGAAAGATATTCATATTTCCTATTTGAGACGAGGCCAAGAATTTCTAGTTATCCTCATGGTGAAAACAAGACAGGGAtgtgaaatcaaaattttgagtcTGTCCTACACTATCGCCATCTCTAATAACATCATACATTTTGTAAAATCTTgcattaagaaattaaatatatgagAATTAATTAGGAAGAAACGttgaaaaaagggaaaaactcTAGgtgaataatttcattttacccTGATAATGGAAACTATCAAACAACACCTAtctataaaatatcatatagaACCATATccataaaatatcattaaaatccctaaaatataaaaacagcATAACAAccctaattttataaaacaaaacaaaattatgctATAGTTTAATAGATAGAAATTCGTCTATTAAAACATATCATATCTAGCTTTCCCAAATGATTTGATAATATGATTTCAAcaatatttttccttaaaacTTATCagtcattaattaaaaaaaaaaaaacaaatgcacATTCATAAAcctaatattttatgaaatttcttgattaattttataaatttttaagaagaaGTTGTTAATAAACTTGTTAGATGTGATAATTAGGCCACGAAAAGTGTTAGGGTTTTCGTAAGTGTTACAAAGTTAACGATAAAATAAGACTTAATGTTTAACTATATTCGCATAACTCGTAGAgtgttaattaatttcatacacaaattctaaaaaatagctatttttattaattaccccctttttttctttttgcagcTTTCAcaattctttcttatttttttaatatgaagcTTTTGGCAATCAAATTACCAGCGCAGATCAACATCCATAACCAGCCAACCAAGAAAGGTCATTAGATGAATGATACATTGCTTATAATACCAGGATACCTGTCGGAAATATGGAGAGCTTGCCCcaattaatttagtatttttgcCATTCGGCAACCATTGATTTGCAGGATTTCATTTTCCTAACCCAACATTGTGCCCTGGATGCAATTAACCCATTGTCGTTTTCGCCCACAATAAAATACCTAATTACCTTTTTATTATCAAGGGagacttttttataattagatctttcttctttgctttaaattataataaaaataataattagagatgatttctcattaaaaaactaaaatttcaattattttgatattcGACTAAtcttagaaaattatattttacctaagtatgtgtttttgttgataattgtTACAATCAGTAATACATCGGATGGAGGTATTTTAAACCCATTAAATCAAACTGGTTTCATAATACTTCAAACtaaatagaatttttagtttGGAAAAACTCATAAACTGATctaaagattaattaattttgaattaaattaaaaatactaattaaataaattgaattttcggttgattggttttaaattaaatttcgaAGGATTATcccattttattattttttctaatttttttaatataggtttaatattctattaatttattatttaattttgttaaaaccaatttggttcaattaactgatttaaaaaaaataaacaaatcgaTAACTAAActaatgaattgattttttttatattcttaaatcGATATTTAAActgttaattatttttgtttggttttaaatttaaaaattgattcaatttagtTGCGAGATAAATAAACTCTGTAGGACTTAGACCTCCTGACTTAAGGCAGTTAGCACCTATTTtggagtaaaaatataaacgtgATTTTCCAAATGAAATtccatttaattattttgtaataactaaGAGGTTTACGTAATCAGTCACTTTCTCTTTTGTCTTCTCATCAATCTACAGCCAGCTTCATTCGATAAAATCGTGAGCCCTCACTTCAGCTCGGTGAATCACCCGTCTGTCCAAAATGTCCGTCCAACAAGCTGAACCCATTTCAGTGTCAAAGAATGTTGAAATAATGTCCATAAATGGCGATCAACCACCTTCAGAATTCATTGTTAAAGAATTCCAATTTGGGTCTATTGATACTTCTCCACCTTTAGGTCCATTTCCAGTCATTGACATCTCTCACTTCTCCAACTCTTCCTCTCCAGAAGCACAACTTCAACTAGAAAATCTCAGATCATCTCTTAGCTCCTCTGGTTGCTTCCAGgtttaattttttcagtttCCATTGTTGCTTTCATTAGTTTTATGTTACCCCGATGAGAGTTGACTTTCTCTGCATATGGgacttgttttaaatttacatgtttttaaatgtttgttttgatttggaTTGGTGTTTTGatcatttttaaagaaaaaagagacaATATGGGTTGCAGGCAATTGGGCATGGGATTTCGGAATCATTTCTTGACAAAGTACGTGAAGTTGCAACACAATTTTTTGCTTTTCCGGAGGAAGAGAAGCTTTTTTATGGTCGAGCTGTTAATGAATCAGAAGGGTATGGAAGTGACAGGGTTGTCTCTCAAAAACAAGTTCTTGATTGGTCTCAGCGCTTGTCTCTAACTGTATTTCCTGAAGATAAACGAAGGCTCAATCTTTGGCCTCAAAACCCATCTCAATTTAGGTATCGCACATCATTAATTCAGTGCAAACTTACGAACGTTTTCAATAATCATAGCTTATGCATCTAAGAACATAGCTTATGAAGGTAACTCTGACCATAGTCAAACACTGTTCTTGGATTTGTCTCCTACAAACTTCGTATAGTGGTGCTCAGAATGCATTCCCCTTAATTCAAACctgattttattattgaaaatgaatcaAAAGATTTCCAATAATGAAACCATGAGGTGGGTAAGAGACAAATCCGAGAACAACATCTTAATAATGGTCAGGTGCTGCATAAAAGATTGAGGGGATAAATGTCCAATCAGTGGTAACAAATGGGaatgaatttttgtttataaattgtgGGAAATGTTGCTCTTGCATTGATTAGTGAATTTGATTGTTGCTCAGTGAGATCCTTGATGAATATGCAATGAAGATAAAGACAGTAACAGAGGTTCTGTTCAAGGCTATCGCAAAGTCACTGAATGTAGATGAAGAAAGTTTCTCTAATCAGTTTGGAGCAAGAGCTCAAACGAAAGCACGGTTTAACTTCTATCCGCCATGTTCCAGACCCGATTTGGTTCTTGGGGTCAAACCCCATACGGATAGATCGGGAATTACAATTCTCCTCCAAGATAAAGATGTCGAAGGTCTTCAAGTTTGCATCAATGGTAAATGGTATAGAGTTCCTGTCATATCTAATGCTCTTCTTGTCAATCTTGGTGATCAAATGCAGGTATATTTGCATACTTTCTCAATCTCAGTGATCAAATGTGCTAATATATTTGCAAGTGACATATTTGTGTGTGCGCTTTGATATTTAGTACATATAAGACagtaattaatatatcattctatctttttatcttctttttctgcACTGGATAGCTGTatgcaatttcattttctaattGGTATGAATGAACTTGTGCAGATAATGACTAATGGAATATACAAGAGCCCAATGCACAGGGTGGTGACAAACACAGAAAGGTTGAGGATGTCTTTAGCCTTGTTCATTGAACCCGAGCCGGAAAGAGAGATAGGACCGGTGGAGGATTTGATAGATGAGCAAAGACCAAGGATATATCGAAATGTGAAGGATTATGGCGCTATCAACTACGAGTGCTATCAGAAAGGACTGGTAGCACTTGAAACTGTTAAAGTTTAGTCTTTCTCTCTGTTTGTTTCCGATATAACTGATTTTTTGGGATGTAAAGACAACTTCAATTGATGTAAAATAAATCAGCTAAATTATCTTGCGGAAGGCCTTACgcatctttttaaaatttctaatctTTATTacaatagttattttattttcgtATGCAAGATGAGATGAATGGTACTTTTCTGAAGTCACAGCTGCATGTAGAAAATCTTAAGCCTGATGTTTCTGTTGCACCAAAAAATGTGGATTTCGTTATATCTGTTAGATTCTGCACGATCGTGCAAATGTTGGTTTAGAAACAATGAAACATGGAAGCAACCATATCTGAAGGAGATTGTTTTCTATAAACAGGAAAAGGTTAAAACTGAATCAGTTAAAAGATGAATAATCGAAGAAGGGGGTAATTAAGACAGATGGAAGAGAAAGCCAATCTTAGTGTATGATTCAACAACCCATAATTATCCAGGAGGGGCAGATGTTTCAGGAAAAATGGTTGATGGCAAGAAAGGTTAGCAGAAAAGTGTTCCATTTTCAAACATGAACTCACaatatttgttgtttttctttagtttcAGAACGAGACAATTATTGCCGtcctatataaattataattccaTTCACCAGAATACTCCAAGCTGGGTGACGTTGTACATGTGCCTGTTTCCTGTACTGATTGTCCCAAAGGTCGATCACCTCTCTGATGTGGATATCTTCAggccttttattattattattattatttttaaataaattatttttttttaagatttcacaAATACAATAGATATTTTGATTCGAACTCAAGTTCAGAATCAATCTTCATCTATtgaaactatatatttatatatcaataaattgaaacaattatTTTACCCTAACTGTAATGCATGGATGATAATTAGCCCTGCATAGTTGTTAATTTAATCAACAGAAGACTTAACTATATATCGTTAATTAGTTTATCATTGTTGTCCCAAAACACTCTTCTTGACCCAACAACACAAAAGGTAATTATTCATTAATAAGCTTTTCATTTGAGATGGTGACTAAATGTACCATCTACCGTAGATTACGTTAGAATATTAATAGAAAGTTCATCACCTAAAAATCACAAGAATATCTTCTATCAGATcagaattatataattttatttttgtgcaatgaaaatagaaataaatctctatattcaaatttatattaggaATACTCCAATATTATATTTGCAGGGTAACTATAAGTTTACTGTCATCTTGTAATAGCTCATCATCTTATTACAATTGGCAAGACAGCTTAAATCATCAAGCCCAAAGGCTAGAATGATAATTGATAACTCATAAAAGCCAAGCTGCTCAAGTCTAAATGTATCTGGGTGTGCAACATTTCCTTATCTTAGTTCTTATAATAGAAGTAAATTTAGTTTTCATACTGAGAAATATTTGTCTTGGTTATAGTCTTTTTTATAAAGGCAAACTTAAGTGAAAGAATTTACGTTACTCAAAGTGTGAAGCTTAATGAGTTagaatttccctttttttttttaatgctctCACTTTTAAATCTTTAAGTTCATAATGATAATACATCGTAGCGAAGGATAATTATATCCTTATGTTACATTTTCTCTCTATTTCTATGAAACACTCATCTATCTCTAGTCAATAAGAATTCACATATCAAGAACAAAATGATATCGACTTAAATGCATCTATTCTTATCTTACAAACACCTACACCTAACCCTACATCATTTATTGATAAGTTCGTCACTTATACGTCTGATACTCTTATACATTCACCTTAGCAAGTTGAGTCCTCTACTTCCTATCTAGATGCAAAATTGGTTGTTCAACTTCCTTTTCAAAATTCTTTCCAAACTCTTGAACCATCTAACACTATCCAACTTACAGTCAAACAAATATTGATTCTATGTTAGCTAGATAAAAACAaccttaaatattttcattaatgcTTTGTCATGTCCTGATTGGAAACAAGATATTTTTCATTAGAGCTTATAATTACCAGTCCTTGGTAACACAAAGAGATGATATGAGTGTAGTGGGACGTAAGAATATTTTTAGAGTCACATACGATCCAAATGATGTACTGATTCCCCACTTTTCATTTGTAAAGCCTCAAAATCACATCGAAAAGATTGAAGCTTTACAGTGATTACCTTCGAAGACCCTTGGGACACCTTCTATAGTATTGTCCAAGCTTCTTTTGCTATAGTTGGTGCAACAATTTTGGAGAAAACAATCTCATGAATCGCTTgctgaataaaaaataatgccTTGGAGTCTTTCTTGTTATTCTCTTTCAGTCTGGTCTCTTCATCTGGATCAGTATATCCATTCTCAACCAGGTCCCAAAGATCCTGAGACTTAAACAACGTCTTCATCTTGATGCTCCAAAACTCATGACATTCTCCTTTGAAGA
It contains:
- the LOC123201106 gene encoding probable 2-oxoglutarate/Fe(II)-dependent dioxygenase, producing the protein MSVQQAEPISVSKNVEIMSINGDQPPSEFIVKEFQFGSIDTSPPLGPFPVIDISHFSNSSSPEAQLQLENLRSSLSSSGCFQAIGHGISESFLDKVREVATQFFAFPEEEKLFYGRAVNESEGYGSDRVVSQKQVLDWSQRLSLTVFPEDKRRLNLWPQNPSQFSEILDEYAMKIKTVTEVLFKAIAKSLNVDEESFSNQFGARAQTKARFNFYPPCSRPDLVLGVKPHTDRSGITILLQDKDVEGLQVCINGKWYRVPVISNALLVNLGDQMQIMTNGIYKSPMHRVVTNTERLRMSLALFIEPEPEREIGPVEDLIDEQRPRIYRNVKDYGAINYECYQKGLVALETVKV